The following are from one region of the Arcobacter defluvii genome:
- the folK gene encoding 2-amino-4-hydroxy-6-hydroxymethyldihydropteridine diphosphokinase, whose product MKKKISHKLTLFYSSNFPQKFNSYSQKKYKVTIGIGGNIGNTKKIFDKLILCLRKDARFTLLMTSPLLKNPPFGFLEQSDFLNGIIRLQTNLCPNAFLKAMQRYEKKFGRKRSFQDAPRTLDIDIIFFDNKKINTENLIIPHKNWANRESVIIPLKRMKNERKTKKSYGWNERWN is encoded by the coding sequence TTGAAAAAAAAAATATCACATAAATTAACACTTTTTTATTCTTCTAATTTTCCTCAAAAATTCAATTCTTACTCACAAAAAAAATACAAGGTAACTATAGGAATTGGGGGAAATATTGGAAATACTAAAAAGATATTTGATAAATTAATCTTATGTTTAAGAAAAGACGCAAGATTTACTTTACTTATGACTTCACCTCTTTTAAAAAATCCACCCTTTGGATTTTTGGAACAAAGCGACTTTTTAAATGGTATAATTCGCCTCCAAACAAATCTTTGTCCTAACGCTTTTTTAAAAGCAATGCAAAGATATGAAAAAAAATTCGGAAGAAAGCGATCCTTTCAAGATGCGCCTAGAACCTTGGATATTGATATAATATTTTTTGATAATAAAAAAATAAATACAGAAAATTTAATTATCCCTCACAAAAATTGGGCAAATAGAGAGTCAGTGATTATTCCTTTAAAAAGGATGAAAAATGAACGAAAAACAAAAAAAAGTTATGGTTGGAATGAGCGGTGGAATTGA
- a CDS encoding M24 family metallopeptidase, with protein MKNFILQNENAIYFECKFSCDNVIFLNLEKDRFFITDARYTTEAKEYAKKCEVLESSNLIETAKEILKKNKIKKITFDPNDFSFASYTKLTENLKTEFIAKENFSKLKRIIKSDKEITLLKKAAVAGREGFKELAKFIRKNGFNQSEQFLYFKAFEKMSQTGKLDISFEPIVAINENAAKPHALPTSKKLKLHDLLLVDAGIKYKRYCSDRTCTSHVDFENFSFKREQKFKNEKHQKIYDIVLKAQLNAIENAKTGMKASEIDKLTRDVIEKAGFGKYFIHSTGHGVGLDIHEFPVINSKSDVIIEDNMVFTVEPGIYLPDEFGVRIEDTIVMQNGKAVIL; from the coding sequence ATGAAAAACTTTATATTACAAAATGAAAATGCAATATATTTTGAATGTAAATTCTCTTGCGATAATGTTATTTTTTTGAATTTAGAAAAAGATAGATTTTTTATAACTGATGCTAGATATACTACAGAAGCAAAAGAGTATGCAAAAAAGTGTGAAGTACTAGAATCTTCAAATTTAATAGAAACAGCAAAAGAGATTTTAAAAAAAAATAAAATCAAAAAAATTACATTTGACCCAAACGATTTTAGTTTTGCTTCTTATACAAAATTAACTGAAAATCTAAAAACTGAATTTATTGCTAAAGAAAACTTTTCAAAATTAAAAAGAATTATTAAAAGTGATAAAGAGATAACTTTACTTAAAAAAGCAGCTGTTGCTGGACGTGAAGGTTTCAAAGAATTAGCAAAATTTATAAGAAAAAATGGTTTCAATCAGAGTGAACAATTTTTATATTTTAAAGCTTTTGAAAAAATGAGCCAAACAGGTAAACTTGATATAAGTTTTGAACCAATTGTTGCGATAAATGAAAATGCAGCAAAACCTCATGCTCTTCCAACTTCAAAAAAATTAAAACTACATGATTTATTATTAGTTGATGCGGGAATAAAATATAAAAGATATTGTTCTGATAGAACTTGCACAAGTCATGTTGATTTTGAGAATTTCAGTTTTAAAAGAGAACAAAAATTCAAAAATGAAAAACATCAAAAAATCTATGATATTGTTTTAAAAGCTCAATTAAATGCTATTGAAAATGCAAAAACTGGGATGAAAGCTAGTGAAATTGACAAATTAACTAGAGATGTAATAGAAAAAGCAGGATTTGGAAAATATTTTATTCATAGTACTGGTCATGGTGTTGGTCTTGATATTCATGAATTTCCTGTAATAAATTCCAAATCAGATGTAATAATTGAAGATAATATGGTATTTACAGTTGAACCTGGAATTTATCTTCCTGATGAATTTGGGGTTAGAATTGAAGATACAATTGTAATGCAAAATGGTAAAGCCGTAATACTTTAA
- the aroQ gene encoding type II 3-dehydroquinate dehydratase, producing MKIAVIQGPNLNMLGIREQHIYGPMSLEQIHEQLKSAAEQNGIELEFFQSNLEGEIVDRIQECLGTVDGIMINPAAYSHTSIAIKDALSAVNMPVVEVHISNIYKREEFRQKSVTAGASTGVISGFGPFGYHMGLIALMQIIAELKAVSQAKNA from the coding sequence ATGAAAATTGCCGTAATTCAAGGACCAAATTTAAATATGTTAGGAATTAGAGAACAACATATTTACGGTCCAATGAGTCTAGAACAAATTCATGAACAATTAAAAAGTGCAGCTGAACAAAATGGAATTGAATTAGAATTTTTTCAATCAAATTTAGAGGGTGAAATTGTAGATAGAATTCAAGAGTGTTTAGGAACTGTTGATGGAATAATGATAAATCCAGCTGCTTATTCTCACACTTCTATTGCAATCAAAGATGCTCTAAGCGCAGTTAATATGCCAGTAGTTGAAGTTCATATTTCAAATATTTATAAAAGAGAAGAATTTAGACAAAAATCTGTAACTGCAGGTGCTTCAACAGGTGTTATCTCTGGATTTGGACCATTTGGTTATCATATGGGATTAATTGCTTTAATGCAAATTATTGCTGAATTAAAAGCAGTATCACAAGCAAAAAATGCTTAA
- the mqnF gene encoding aminofutalosine deaminase family hydrolase encodes MKIISASWVVSCDENDRIIKDGAVVFDEKIIELNTLLEIEKKYPNIEIKKLEKNSILMPGLINSHVHLEFSGNSTTLKYGNFYAWLNSVIRYREDLINKANTKLITAKLEKMKKTGTTTIGAISSYSFDIEACINAPINTVFFCEVIGSKADMIDTLFADFKSRLNNAKKFASKNFIPAIAIHSPYSVHPFLVRETLNLARSENLAVSSHFLESREEFDWLHKDEGSFLEFFKNFLNQEKAVSKPMEFLNLFSNIKNLSFTHCVEASNNDLEKIRDLGASINHCVTSNRLLNNTKLDLDRLGEIPFTIGTDGLSSNNSLSMFDELRNALMVHYDKNVVEFSKKLIKAATVNGSRALGLNKGKLEKDFDADMITFTLPDKIEEKEDLFMQIILHTKFVDNVIIGGEYV; translated from the coding sequence ATGAAAATTATAAGTGCTTCATGGGTTGTTTCTTGTGATGAAAATGACAGAATCATTAAAGATGGTGCTGTTGTTTTTGATGAAAAAATCATAGAACTTAATACCCTTTTAGAAATAGAAAAAAAATATCCTAATATTGAAATAAAAAAACTAGAAAAGAATTCTATTTTAATGCCAGGACTTATAAATTCTCATGTTCATTTAGAATTTAGTGGGAATTCAACTACTTTAAAATATGGAAATTTTTATGCATGGTTAAATTCTGTTATTAGATATAGAGAAGATTTAATAAATAAAGCAAATACAAAATTAATAACAGCAAAATTAGAAAAGATGAAAAAAACAGGAACTACTACTATTGGAGCAATTTCATCATATTCTTTTGATATAGAAGCTTGTATAAATGCACCTATAAATACGGTATTCTTTTGCGAAGTTATTGGTTCAAAAGCTGATATGATAGATACACTTTTTGCTGATTTTAAAAGTAGGCTAAATAATGCAAAAAAATTTGCTTCAAAAAATTTTATTCCAGCAATTGCTATACATTCTCCATATTCAGTTCATCCATTTTTAGTAAGAGAAACTTTAAATTTAGCAAGAAGTGAAAATTTAGCTGTTAGTTCTCATTTTTTAGAGTCACGTGAAGAGTTTGATTGGTTACATAAAGACGAAGGTTCTTTTTTAGAATTTTTTAAAAATTTTTTAAATCAGGAAAAAGCAGTTTCAAAACCAATGGAATTTTTAAATCTTTTTTCAAATATAAAAAATCTTTCATTTACACATTGTGTTGAAGCAAGTAATAATGATTTAGAAAAGATTAGAGATTTAGGTGCAAGTATTAATCATTGTGTTACTTCAAATAGACTTTTAAATAATACAAAACTAGATTTAGATAGATTAGGTGAAATTCCTTTTACAATAGGAACTGATGGTTTAAGCTCAAATAATTCGTTATCAATGTTTGATGAATTAAGAAATGCATTAATGGTTCATTATGATAAAAATGTAGTTGAGTTTTCTAAAAAATTAATAAAAGCTGCAACAGTAAATGGAAGTAGGGCTTTAGGATTAAATAAAGGTAAACTTGAAAAAGATTTTGATGCAGATATGATAACTTTTACTTTACCTGATAAAATTGAAGAAAAAGAGGACTTGTTTATGCAAATAATTTTACATACAAAATTTGTTGATAATGTGATAATAGGAGGTGAATATGTTTAA
- the sppA gene encoding signal peptide peptidase SppA yields the protein MFNFFKTLFSPVIAILDFITKYFKTIVFLTIIYFVVFDSNENLVDNDKLANLQKIELSGAILDVSKVLENIEKAKKDNNIKGVLFVVDSPGGAVAPSVELAYAIKELKELKPVVVYASGVIASGSYYSSIWANKIIANPGSMVGSIGVIMQGVNASELMEKIGVSTQTVKAGKYKETGTPSRKWFDYEEKQLQSVIDDTYNMFITDVANARNLDVKNHNVFADAKIFTSKQAKEVGLVDEVATISFAQNTLIELSKVKNPIWKKEDKFEKFMDKFVSEAVSKISMNFVTGLKAY from the coding sequence ATGTTTAATTTTTTTAAAACACTATTTTCGCCAGTTATAGCAATATTGGATTTCATAACTAAATATTTTAAAACTATAGTTTTTTTGACAATAATTTACTTTGTAGTATTTGATTCTAATGAAAATTTAGTTGATAATGATAAATTAGCAAACTTACAAAAAATAGAATTATCAGGAGCTATTTTAGATGTTAGTAAAGTATTAGAAAATATAGAAAAAGCAAAAAAAGATAATAATATTAAAGGTGTATTATTTGTTGTCGATTCTCCTGGTGGTGCAGTTGCTCCTTCTGTTGAATTAGCTTATGCAATAAAAGAGTTAAAAGAGTTAAAACCAGTTGTTGTTTATGCAAGTGGTGTGATTGCAAGTGGAAGTTACTATTCTTCTATTTGGGCAAATAAAATTATTGCTAATCCTGGAAGCATGGTAGGTTCAATTGGTGTTATTATGCAAGGCGTGAATGCTAGTGAACTTATGGAAAAAATTGGAGTTTCAACTCAAACTGTAAAAGCTGGAAAATATAAAGAAACAGGAACACCTAGTAGAAAGTGGTTTGATTATGAAGAAAAACAACTTCAAAGCGTAATAGATGATACATATAATATGTTTATAACAGATGTTGCAAATGCAAGAAATCTTGATGTAAAAAATCATAATGTTTTTGCTGATGCAAAAATTTTTACTTCAAAACAAGCAAAAGAAGTTGGACTTGTTGATGAAGTTGCAACTATTTCTTTTGCTCAAAATACACTTATTGAATTATCAAAAGTAAAAAATCCAATTTGGAAAAAAGAAGATAAATTTGAGAAGTTTATGGATAAATTTGTAAGTGAAGCTGTTTCTAAAATAAGTATGAATTTTGTAACTGGATTAAAAGCTTATTAA